The Bicyclus anynana chromosome 4, ilBicAnyn1.1, whole genome shotgun sequence genome window below encodes:
- the LOC112052920 gene encoding uncharacterized protein LOC112052920 encodes MGRGDVMSETQLMDTSCLNEGRMAVPVSVNSLEQHWREFACGGGAAFCNILISYPLNKLIFRQMMHGVEATFALHQLQKEGMGYLYRGMLPPLLQRSMSMSLMFGVYDECLQPLLQYKINPYVAKSVAGIVAGCVEATLMPFERLQTLLIHPKYHNQFKNTAHASTHIARYYGIKEFYRGLVPILLRNGPSNAMFFIIRDEVRIRLPKQENLLYESIQNFIAGASIGAFLSTLFYPLNVIKIAMQCELGGPHRTLLYKFNYILRKRGSKFANFHELVTDTKRPHFRHDYRYEQAFHAFYKLHPEAVDWHQSRIRCEAEGTELFVPDDLDEVDSIRLLIVPILTKYEGVYVGIHDLYSERTFITIKGNNLQDTILELLWELKQPQHGGGRCVAMRRNGKLFVNPCLDTLPFACKIKASKIVYYPDCDTFDSRWKLGPNNTCYLSHIEPQTWMVAHSTCYSAGGYLAILNRRGEVDYIREVFKQIDQHKSRTDFAFLGFTDLFQRYHYRTLFGDPLPKNEISWDFKCPGNFTKLEDRCGGIRRSGLLATRDCNVPSMFFCEKPANGSSKTNRRHDPTKYRTHSNTMVNAEESMLDEYTTT; translated from the exons ATGGGCCGAGGTGATGTCATGTCAGAGACCCAATTAATGGACACCAGTTGCCTGAATGAAGGCAGGATGGCTGTTCCGGTCAGCGTCAATAGCCTCGAGCAGCACTGGCGGGAGTTTGCATGCGGGGGAGGGGCTGCCTTTTGCAATATTCTCATTAGCTATCCTCTGAACAAACTGATATTTAGACAG ATGATGCATGGAGTGGAAGCAACCTTTGCTTTGCACCAACTACAGAAAGAAGGTATGGGATACCTGTACCGTGGCATGCTCCCACCTTTACTGCAGAGGTCTATGTCAATGTCCCTTATGTTTGGAGTGTACGATGAATGCCTACAACCATTATTACAGTACAAAATTAATCCTTATGTCGCCAAATCAGTCGCTGGAATAGTGGCCGGTTGTGTTGAAGCAACGCTGATGCCATTCGAAAGATTGCAAACACTGCTCATACACCCCAAATAtcataatcaatttaaaaatacagcCCACGCCTCAACCCACATTGCTAGATACTATGGAATAAAAGAGTTTTACAGAGGACTAGTGCCTATACTGTTAAGGAATGGACCGTCTAATGCCATGTTCTTCATAATTAGAGACGAAGTGCGCATACGTTTGCCTAAACAAGAGAACTTGCTTTATGAGagcatacaaaattttattgcaGGTGCATCTATCGGTGCTTTTCTGAGCACACTTTTTTACCCTTtaaacgtcataaagattgcaatGCAATGTGAACTCGGAGGGCCTCACAGAACACTTCTatacaaatttaattatattctcAGGAAAAGAGGATCCAAGTTTGCAA ACTTCCATGAACTGGTAACAGACACGAAGCGACCGCACTTTCGTCACGACTATCGTTACGAACAGGCCTTCCACGCGTTCTACAAGCTTCACCCCGAAGCGGTTGACTGGCACCAGTCCCGGATCCGCTGTGAGGCGGAGGGGACTGAGCTATTCGTTCCGGACGACCTGGACGAAGTCGACAGTATCCGTCTACTCATCGTTCCTATACTGACGAAGTATGAAGGAGTTTACGTGGGTATACACGACTTGTATTCGGAAAgaacatttattacaataaaag GAAACAATCTGCAAGATACAATCTTAGAATTGCTATGGGAACTGAAGCAGCCTCAACACGGCGGCGGGCGATGTGTGGCGATGCGCAGAAATGGAAAGCTTTTTGTGAACCCATGTTTAGACACTCTACCGTTCGCGTGCAAAATAAAAGCTTCTAAAATTGTTTACTATCCTGACTGTGATACTTTTGATTCAC GTTGGAAGCTAGGTCCTAACAACACGTGCTACCTCTCACACATAGAGCCTCAGACGTGGATGGTCGCACACTCCACCTGCTACTCAGCAGGCGGGTACCTCGCCATCTTGAACAGGCGTGGGGAAGTTGATTACATTCGAGAAGTGTTCAAGCAGATAGATCAACACAAATCGCGTACTGACTTCGCCTTCCTTGGGTTCACTGATCTATTCCAACGATACCACTATCGGACTCTGTTTG GAGATCCGTTACCGAAAAATGAAATCAGCTGGGATTTCAAGTGTCCGGGCAATTTTACGAAGTTGGAAGATCGTTGCGGTGGCATACGAAGAAGCGGTCTACTCGCCACCAGGGACTGCAACGTTCCTTCCATGTTCTTCTGCGAGAAACCAGCCAACGGCTCGTCCAAGACTAACAGACGACACGACCCGACTAAATATCGTACACATAGTAATACTATGGTCAACGCTGAAGAGAGTATGCTAGACGAATATACGACTACTTAA
- the LOC112052933 gene encoding retinol dehydrogenase 11, translated as MDYVSGWCKSKRTLDGYTVVITGGNTGIGKETAIDLFKRGARVILACRDITKTEKAKEDILKEMNAEHKGSVAVEKLDLSSLKSVRECALRILANEPKINILINNAGVMMTPKNTTQDGFEIHIGTNHFGHALFTLLLLPRILETAESTPARIVTVASFAHIFSNFDFNDVNIENSFYLPAKAYSRSKAANILFSRALHLKLREHNIQNVNTYSLHPGTVGTELGRDFDKTIFFGTTWLFNNVIRWFIRSPRSGAQTTIYCAIDEACDNESGLYYDNCAVSRTYWQCRNDAAALKLWNLTLEKLELQDPFATKN; from the exons ATGGATTATGTGAGCGGTTggtgtaaaagtaaaagaactTTGGACGGATACACTGTCGTGATAACCGGCGGGAACACTGGCATAGGAAAAGAAACTGCTATAGATTTGTTTAAAAGAG GCGCAAGAGTTATTCTAGCATGTCGCGATATCACGAAGACAGAAAAGGCGAAAGAGGACATCCTAAAAGAGATGAACGCTGAACACAAAGGATCGGTAGCTGTAGAAAAGCTCGACCTCAGCAGTTTGAAATCGGTCCGCGAATGCGCTTTACGAATATTGGCCAACGAACCCAAAATCAACATCCTCATCAACAACGCTGGGGTCATGATGACACCTAAAAACACAACGCAGGATGGCTTCGAGATACACATAGGCACGAACCACTTTGGACATGCTTTGTTCACCTTGCTACTACTGCCTAGAATATTAGAAACTGCGGAGTCTACTCCAGCAAGAATTGTCACCGTGGCGTCTTTCGCGCACATCT tttccaattttgattttaatgatgTGAATATTGAGAACAGTTTCTATTTACCCGCAAAGGCGTACAGCAGAAGTAAAGCTGCTAACATATTATTCTCAAGGGCTCTTCATTTAAAACTTAGA gaGCACAACATACAAAACGTGAACACATACAGCTTACACCCAGGCACAGTGGGGACTGAGCTGGGCAGGGACTTCGACAAAACCATATTCTTCGGGACGACATGGCTGTTCAACAATGTTATACGATGGTTCATCCGGTCACCGCGCAGTGGGGCACAGACGACGATTTACTGCGCCATCGACGAGGCTTGTGACAACGAAAGCGGCCTTTACTATGA TAATTGTGCAGTTTCCCGGACGTACTGGCAGTGTAGAAACGATGCGGCGGCGCTTAAACTTTGGAATTTGACCCTTGAGAAACTGGAACTGCAAGATCCATTCGCTACAAAAAACTGA